In Williamwhitmania taraxaci, the following are encoded in one genomic region:
- a CDS encoding polysaccharide biosynthesis/export family protein produces MKLVNFKVTVLGEVNSPGSFTIDKEQINLFQALGLAGGMKNFGNGKKVTLVRQTDSGSEVIPLDLTDRNILASDYYYLMPNDMIYIEPLKAKSNIDGSNFTAIAFSSATTILLIVSILLR; encoded by the coding sequence TTGAAGTTGGTAAACTTTAAGGTAACCGTTCTTGGTGAGGTTAACAGTCCCGGTTCTTTTACCATCGACAAGGAACAAATCAACCTTTTCCAGGCACTCGGCTTGGCCGGTGGCATGAAAAATTTCGGTAACGGTAAAAAGGTTACGTTGGTACGCCAAACAGATAGCGGATCGGAGGTTATCCCGCTCGACCTCACCGACAGAAACATTCTTGCTTCGGACTACTACTACCTTATGCCCAACGATATGATTTATATTGAGCCTCTTAAAGCAAAATCAAACATCGATGGTTCTAACTTTACTGCAATAGCATTCTCGTCAGCAACAACCATTCTTCTTATAGTAAGTATCCTCCTTAGATGA